In one window of Pseudomonadota bacterium DNA:
- a CDS encoding 3-hydroxybutyrate dehydrogenase, with translation MTGRTVMLNGKTAIVTGSTSGIGLAIAKALAEAGCNIVLNGFGNADEIEKLRLGLESGRGVRALYHGADMSKPSEIASMAQQALAAFGAVDILVNNAGIQHVAPIEDFPPEKWDAIMAINLSSAFHAIRALLPAMKARRWGRIINIGSAHALVASPFKSAYVTAKHGLLGLTKTVALEVAEHGITCNAICPGYVFTPLVEGQIDDTAKARGISREAVIRDVLLAAQATKQFVKPEDLGALSVFLASDAAAQITGAALPVDGGWTAH, from the coding sequence ATGACTGGGAGAACTGTTATGTTGAACGGTAAAACGGCGATCGTGACTGGCTCAACGAGTGGGATAGGTCTTGCGATCGCCAAGGCCTTGGCCGAGGCGGGCTGCAATATCGTCTTGAACGGGTTTGGAAACGCGGATGAGATCGAGAAGCTGAGGCTGGGACTCGAGTCCGGGCGCGGCGTCCGCGCACTGTATCACGGTGCCGATATGTCCAAGCCGAGTGAGATAGCCAGCATGGCGCAACAGGCGCTCGCCGCCTTCGGCGCGGTCGATATTTTAGTGAACAACGCGGGTATCCAGCACGTCGCGCCGATCGAAGACTTTCCCCCGGAGAAATGGGACGCCATCATGGCGATAAACTTGTCCTCGGCGTTCCATGCGATTCGCGCTTTGTTACCGGCCATGAAGGCCCGGCGCTGGGGACGTATCATCAACATCGGCTCGGCGCACGCGCTCGTGGCCTCGCCCTTCAAATCCGCTTATGTCACCGCGAAGCATGGGCTGCTCGGCCTCACCAAGACCGTGGCGCTCGAAGTCGCGGAGCACGGGATCACCTGTAACGCGATCTGTCCGGGGTATGTGTTCACGCCGCTGGTCGAGGGCCAGATCGACGACACCGCTAAGGCGCGCGGCATTAGCCGTGAGGCGGTGATTCGAGACGTGCTGCTGGCGGCCCAAGCCACCAAGCAATTCGTCAAGCCGGAGGACCTGGGTGCATTGTCAGTCTTCCTAGCGAGCGATGCGGCGGCCCAGATCACAGGT